The Candidatus Pantoea soli genome window below encodes:
- the rsuA gene encoding 16S rRNA pseudouridine(516) synthase RsuA codes for MRLDKFISQQLEVSRAIAGREIRARKITINGEVVRDTACKVLPEDQVEYDGHPLAVQQGPRYFMLNKPQGYVCSTDDPDHPTVLYFIDEPAAFKLHAAGRLDIDTTGLVLLTDDGQWSHRITSPRHHLEKTYLVEVESPLDPALVEKFAAGIQLHNEKDLTKPALLEILDEKAARLTISEGRYHQVKRMFAALGNHVSALHRESIGSIVLDEDLEEGQYRPLTDAEIDSIGLPDELKQRR; via the coding sequence ATGCGACTCGACAAATTCATATCTCAGCAACTGGAAGTTAGCCGTGCAATTGCCGGCCGCGAAATCCGCGCCAGAAAAATCACCATTAATGGCGAAGTGGTACGTGACACCGCCTGCAAAGTGTTGCCGGAAGACCAGGTCGAATACGACGGTCATCCGCTGGCAGTACAGCAGGGCCCGCGCTACTTTATGCTGAACAAACCGCAGGGCTATGTCTGCTCCACGGACGATCCGGATCACCCGACCGTGCTCTACTTTATTGATGAACCGGCAGCGTTCAAACTGCACGCCGCAGGCCGCCTGGATATTGATACCACCGGTCTGGTGCTGCTGACCGATGACGGCCAGTGGTCGCACCGCATTACCTCTCCGCGTCATCATCTGGAAAAAACCTATCTGGTTGAGGTGGAATCGCCGCTCGACCCGGCACTGGTGGAGAAGTTTGCCGCCGGTATTCAGCTGCACAATGAAAAAGATCTGACCAAACCGGCGCTGCTGGAGATCCTGGATGAAAAAGCCGCACGCCTCACCATCAGCGAAGGGCGTTACCATCAGGTCAAACGCATGTTTGCCGCACTGGGGAACCACGTCAGCGCGCTGCATCGTGAAAGTATCGGCAGCATTGTGCTGGACGAAGACCTGGAAGAGGGGCAATACCGTCCGCTGACTGACGCCGAAATCGACAGTATCGGTTTGCCAGACGAACTCAAACAGCGCAGGTAG
- the rplY gene encoding 50S ribosomal protein L25: MFTINTEVRKEQGKGASRRLRAANKFPAIIYGGNEAPVAIELDHDSVMNMQVKPEFYSEVLTLVVDGKETKVKVQAVQRHPFKPKLHHIDFVRA; the protein is encoded by the coding sequence ATGTTTACTATTAACACCGAAGTACGTAAAGAGCAGGGTAAGGGTGCGAGCCGCCGCCTGCGTGCAGCAAACAAATTCCCGGCCATCATCTATGGCGGTAACGAAGCACCGGTTGCTATCGAACTGGACCACGACTCTGTGATGAACATGCAGGTTAAGCCTGAGTTCTACAGCGAAGTGCTGACTCTGGTTGTTGACGGTAAAGAAACCAAAGTAAAAGTTCAGGCTGTTCAGCGTCACCCGTTCAAGCCAAAACTGCACCACATCGACTTCGTTCGCGCATAA
- the yejM gene encoding LPS biosynthesis-modulating metalloenzyme YejM yields the protein MVTNRQRYREKVSQMISWGHWFALFNILFALILGSRYLLVADWPASLAGRIYAYTSWIGHFSFIVFAAYLLIIFPLTFVAMSQRLLRVLSAIVATAGLTLIMVDSAVFNRFHLHLNPVVWELVINPDQSEMARDWQLMFISVPVIFLVEMLFATWSWQKLRSLNRRSFGKPLAALFISAFFASHLLYIWADANFYRPITMQRANLPLSYPMTARRFLERHGLLDAQEYQRRLVQQGDPEALSVQYPLSDITFRDGGSRHNLLVLTVDGLNNATVSKALPSLDQFARDNVRFTQHYSAGLQPEKGLFGLFYGISSSYMDGVLAARMPSALLSALNAQGYQFGLFSSDGFSQPLYRQALLADYSLPDADPQPNSTTVSQWQNWLNGQKSDGAPWFSWIALNGVAANGDTVKTRQRNYLRQAGSVDEQIAAVLQTLQQRDLLKNTVVVITAQRAVTFDASDNPGNRATLQVPLVLHWPDTPAQTIDRLTDQQDVMTTLMQRLLHVRTSPASYSQGEDLFAARRSHNWVASSEEGKLVVTTPTVTLVLNTNGSYNAWDAQGHPLKDHKPQLALLLQVLTEEKRFTAN from the coding sequence ATGGTAACCAACCGGCAGCGCTACCGTGAAAAAGTCTCCCAGATGATTAGCTGGGGGCACTGGTTTGCCCTGTTTAATATTCTGTTTGCGCTGATTTTAGGCAGCCGCTACCTGTTGGTCGCCGACTGGCCCGCCTCACTTGCGGGCCGCATTTATGCGTACACCAGCTGGATTGGCCATTTCAGCTTTATTGTCTTCGCCGCTTATCTGCTGATCATCTTCCCGCTGACGTTTGTCGCTATGTCACAACGCCTGCTCCGCGTGCTGTCCGCCATTGTGGCCACCGCCGGGCTGACGCTGATCATGGTTGACAGCGCGGTGTTCAACCGCTTCCATCTGCACCTCAACCCGGTGGTGTGGGAGCTGGTAATCAACCCGGATCAGAGCGAGATGGCGCGCGACTGGCAGCTGATGTTTATCAGCGTGCCGGTGATCTTCCTGGTGGAGATGCTGTTCGCCACCTGGAGCTGGCAGAAGCTGCGCAGCCTCAACCGCCGTTCATTCGGCAAGCCGCTGGCCGCGCTGTTTATCAGCGCCTTCTTTGCCAGCCATCTGCTGTATATCTGGGCCGATGCTAACTTCTATCGCCCGATTACCATGCAGCGCGCCAATCTGCCGCTCTCCTATCCGATGACGGCGCGCCGCTTTCTGGAGCGTCACGGCCTGCTGGATGCGCAGGAGTATCAGCGCCGCCTGGTGCAGCAGGGCGATCCGGAAGCGCTGTCAGTGCAGTATCCGCTCAGCGATATCACGTTCCGCGACGGCGGTTCGCGTCACAATCTGCTGGTGTTGACAGTCGATGGCCTGAACAACGCCACGGTGAGCAAAGCGCTGCCGTCACTCGATCAGTTTGCGCGCGATAACGTGCGCTTCACGCAGCATTACAGTGCCGGACTGCAGCCGGAAAAAGGCTTATTTGGCCTGTTCTATGGCATCTCCTCCAGCTATATGGATGGCGTGCTGGCGGCGCGCATGCCTTCGGCGCTGCTCAGCGCGCTGAACGCACAGGGTTATCAGTTCGGGCTGTTCTCCTCGGATGGCTTCAGTCAGCCGCTCTATCGTCAGGCATTGCTGGCCGACTACAGCCTGCCGGATGCCGATCCGCAGCCCAACAGCACTACCGTGAGCCAATGGCAGAACTGGCTGAACGGCCAGAAAAGCGACGGTGCACCGTGGTTCTCATGGATTGCGCTGAACGGCGTTGCGGCGAACGGCGACACGGTTAAAACGCGCCAGCGCAACTATCTGCGTCAGGCGGGCAGCGTGGATGAGCAGATTGCAGCAGTATTGCAGACGCTGCAGCAGCGCGATTTGCTGAAAAATACCGTGGTGGTGATCACCGCGCAGCGTGCGGTGACCTTTGACGCCAGTGATAATCCGGGCAACCGCGCAACGCTGCAGGTGCCGCTGGTGCTGCACTGGCCGGACACACCGGCGCAAACCATTGACCGGCTGACCGATCAGCAGGATGTGATGACCACGCTGATGCAGCGTCTGCTGCACGTGCGGACCAGTCCGGCCAGCTATTCGCAGGGGGAAGATCTGTTTGCTGCCCGGCGCAGCCATAACTGGGTTGCCAGCAGCGAAGAGGGCAAACTGGTGGTCACAACGCCAACCGTGACGCTGGTGCTGAATACCAACGGCAGCTATAACGCCTGGGACGCGCAGGGCCATCCGCTGAAAGATCATAAACCGCAGCTGGCGCTGCTGCTGCAGGTACTGACCGAAGAGAAGCGCTTTACGGCAAACTGA
- a CDS encoding YejL family protein, producing the protein MPQSSRYSDARVEQLLAQLAQVLEKDKAPTDLSLMVLGNMVTNLINTDVAPAQRRSLARSFAEALQSSVRDDNAH; encoded by the coding sequence ATGCCACAATCATCCCGTTACAGCGACGCCCGCGTTGAACAGCTTCTTGCGCAGCTGGCGCAGGTTCTCGAAAAAGACAAAGCGCCCACCGATCTTTCCCTGATGGTACTGGGGAACATGGTGACCAATTTGATTAATACGGACGTCGCGCCGGCCCAGCGCCGCAGCCTGGCCCGCTCCTTTGCGGAAGCCCTGCAGTCTTCCGTGCGCGATGACAATGCCCATTAA
- the yejK gene encoding nucleoid-associated protein YejK: MSLDINQIALHQLVKRDENQLELVLRDTLLPATQAVEAMAEELHRVYSAKNKAYGLFNADSELADALRNCRKGQDDFLAFSRAATGRLRDELSKYPFAEGGVVLFLHYRYLAVEYLLVAVLNSQASMRVNEQLDISSTQYLDINHADIVARIDLTEWETNPESTRYLTFLRGRVGRKVADFFMDFLGASVGLDTKAQNRGLLQAVDDYCAESGLDKQERQTYRQQVYTYCNDQLQAGEEIALDDLSSELPPLGEKTFQAFTQEQGYELEDHFPADRSTLRQLTKFAGSGGGLTLNFDAMLLGERIFWDPATDTLTIKGTPPNLRDQLQRRTGGN, from the coding sequence ATGAGTCTGGATATCAACCAGATTGCCCTGCATCAGTTAGTCAAACGTGATGAAAACCAGCTGGAGCTGGTGCTGCGCGATACCCTGCTGCCCGCCACCCAGGCGGTGGAAGCGATGGCGGAAGAGCTGCACCGGGTTTACAGCGCAAAAAACAAAGCCTATGGCCTGTTTAATGCCGACAGCGAACTGGCAGACGCGCTGCGCAACTGCCGTAAAGGACAGGATGACTTTCTGGCGTTCAGCCGGGCGGCGACCGGTCGCCTGCGCGATGAACTGAGTAAATACCCGTTTGCCGAAGGCGGCGTGGTGCTGTTCCTGCACTATCGCTATCTGGCGGTGGAGTATCTGCTGGTGGCCGTTCTGAACAGTCAGGCGAGCATGCGCGTGAACGAGCAGCTGGATATCAGCAGCACGCAGTATCTGGACATCAATCACGCCGATATCGTGGCGCGTATCGATCTGACCGAATGGGAAACCAATCCGGAATCCACCCGCTATCTGACCTTTCTGCGCGGACGCGTAGGGCGCAAGGTGGCTGATTTCTTCATGGATTTCCTCGGTGCCAGCGTCGGTCTGGATACCAAAGCGCAAAACCGCGGCCTGCTGCAGGCGGTGGATGACTACTGCGCGGAGTCAGGGCTGGATAAACAGGAGCGGCAGACTTACCGTCAGCAGGTTTACACCTACTGTAACGATCAGCTGCAGGCGGGAGAGGAGATTGCGCTGGACGATCTCTCCAGTGAACTGCCGCCGCTGGGTGAAAAGACCTTTCAGGCGTTTACCCAGGAGCAGGGATACGAACTGGAAGACCACTTCCCGGCCGATCGCAGTACGCTGCGCCAGCTGACCAAATTTGCCGGCAGCGGTGGCGGACTGACGCTGAATTTTGATGCGATGCTGCTCGGGGAACGGATTTTCTGGGATCCGGCTACCGATACGCTGACGATTAAAGGCACGCCGCCGAATCTGCGCGACCAGCTGCAGCGCCGCACCGGCGGCAACTGA
- a CDS encoding Bcr/CflA family multidrug efflux MFS transporter, giving the protein MRKEKNSPAGLVVILGLLAMLMPLSIDMYLPAMPQIAHEFAVSAGSVQMTLNLYILGFALGQLVYGPLADSYGRKPVIVLGTLIFACAAAACAMSQSIDQLILMRFLHGLSAAAASVVINALMRDSYSKEDFSRMMSFVMLITTIAPLLAPVIGGWLLLLWNWHAIFWTLAIASLITTVLVVTQVRETLQPAQRQRFHLRTTLSNFVALVRHKRAFSYMLASGFSFAGLFTFLNAGPFVYIEVNHVSPQNFGYYFGLNVVFLFVMTLINSRAVRRFGPLAMFRFGLLIQFFMGVWLLAVSALNLGFLPLVLGVAMFIGCVSTVSSNAMAVILDEFPHMAGTASSLAGTLRFGVGALVGALLSRVSISSAWPMVTTIALCATLSILLFRYASRPRRA; this is encoded by the coding sequence GTGCGAAAGGAGAAAAATTCACCGGCCGGGCTGGTGGTCATCCTGGGATTGCTGGCTATGCTGATGCCGCTCTCTATCGACATGTACCTGCCGGCAATGCCGCAAATCGCCCATGAATTCGCGGTGTCGGCCGGCAGCGTGCAGATGACCCTCAATCTCTACATTCTGGGCTTTGCGCTGGGGCAGCTGGTGTATGGTCCGCTGGCGGACAGCTATGGCCGCAAGCCGGTGATCGTGCTGGGCACGCTGATTTTTGCCTGCGCGGCCGCCGCCTGTGCAATGTCGCAGTCGATCGACCAGCTGATTTTGATGCGCTTCCTGCACGGGCTGTCCGCCGCCGCGGCCAGCGTGGTGATCAATGCCCTGATGCGCGATAGCTACTCGAAAGAGGATTTTTCCCGCATGATGTCATTTGTCATGCTGATTACCACCATCGCACCGCTGCTGGCACCGGTGATCGGCGGCTGGTTGCTGCTGCTGTGGAACTGGCACGCCATCTTCTGGACGCTGGCCATAGCGTCGCTGATCACCACCGTGCTGGTGGTGACGCAGGTGCGGGAAACCCTGCAACCGGCGCAGCGGCAGCGCTTTCATCTGCGCACCACGCTCAGTAACTTTGTCGCGCTGGTGCGCCACAAACGCGCCTTCAGCTATATGCTGGCCAGCGGCTTCTCCTTTGCCGGACTCTTCACCTTCCTCAATGCCGGGCCGTTTGTATACATTGAAGTTAATCACGTCTCGCCGCAGAATTTTGGCTACTACTTTGGCCTCAACGTGGTGTTTCTGTTTGTCATGACGCTGATTAACAGCCGCGCGGTGCGCCGTTTCGGACCGCTGGCGATGTTTCGCTTCGGCCTGCTGATTCAGTTTTTCATGGGGGTGTGGTTACTGGCGGTAAGCGCGCTGAACCTCGGCTTTCTGCCGCTGGTGCTGGGCGTGGCGATGTTTATCGGCTGCGTATCCACCGTTTCGTCAAACGCGATGGCCGTGATCCTGGATGAATTTCCGCACATGGCTGGCACCGCCTCCTCGCTGGCCGGCACGCTGCGTTTTGGCGTTGGGGCGCTGGTTGGTGCGCTGCTGTCGCGGGTCAGCATCAGCAGCGCCTGGCCGATGGTGACCACCATTGCGCTGTGTGCGACCCTTTCCATTCTGCTTTTTCGCTACGCTTCCCGCCCGCGCCGCGCCTGA
- a CDS encoding DEAD/DEAH box helicase, whose protein sequence is MSFTLRPYQQEAVDATVAHFRRHATPAVIVLPTGAGKSLVIAELARLARGRVLVLAHVKELVEQNHSKYQAYGLEADIFAAGLQRKQSTGKVVFGSVQSVARNLDRFDSAFSLVIVDECHRISDNDESQYQQLFAHLRQHNPQLRLLGLTATPFRLGKGWIYQYHYHGMVRGDDRALFRDCIYELPLRYMIKHGFLVPPERLDMPVVQYDFSRLVPQNNGLFSEADLNRELKQQNRVTPHIIRQIVEFAQDRRGVMVFAATVEHAREILSLLPDTSALVSAETPVKERDRLIQQFKAQQLKFLVNVAVLTTGFDAPHVDLIAILRPTESVSLYQQIVGRGLRLAPGKTDCLILDYAGNPHDLFTPEVGAPKGASDNQPVQVFCPACGFANTFWGKATEEGQVIEHFGRRCQGVLEDDEGQRAQCDYRFRFKSCPDCGAENDIAARRCHQCDRVLVDPDDMLKAALKLKDARVLRCSGMTLAHGRDDKGEWLKASYFDEDGTSVSERFRLQTPAQRKAFEQLFMRPHQRAPGVELGWQTAADVVALHPLLRHPDFVVARAKGHFWQVREKMFDYQGRYRRANELR, encoded by the coding sequence ATGTCTTTTACTCTGCGCCCGTATCAACAGGAGGCGGTGGATGCCACCGTTGCCCATTTTCGTCGCCACGCCACGCCTGCGGTGATCGTGCTGCCTACCGGTGCCGGCAAAAGCCTGGTGATTGCTGAACTGGCGCGCCTGGCACGCGGCCGCGTCCTGGTGCTGGCGCATGTCAAAGAGCTGGTGGAGCAGAACCACAGCAAATATCAGGCGTATGGTCTGGAGGCCGATATCTTTGCGGCCGGTCTGCAGCGCAAACAGAGCACCGGCAAGGTGGTGTTTGGCAGCGTGCAGTCGGTAGCGCGTAATCTGGATCGCTTTGACAGCGCCTTTTCGCTGGTGATTGTGGATGAGTGCCACCGCATCAGTGATAACGATGAAAGCCAGTATCAGCAGCTGTTCGCCCATCTGCGCCAGCACAATCCGCAGTTACGCCTGCTGGGATTAACCGCCACGCCCTTCCGGCTGGGTAAAGGCTGGATTTATCAGTATCACTATCACGGCATGGTGCGCGGCGATGATCGGGCGCTGTTCCGCGACTGTATCTATGAGCTGCCGCTGCGCTACATGATTAAACACGGCTTTCTGGTGCCGCCTGAACGGCTCGATATGCCGGTGGTGCAGTATGATTTCAGTCGCCTGGTGCCGCAAAACAACGGGCTGTTCAGCGAGGCCGATCTGAACCGCGAGCTGAAACAGCAAAACCGCGTTACCCCGCATATTATCCGGCAGATTGTGGAGTTCGCGCAGGATCGCCGCGGCGTAATGGTGTTTGCCGCCACGGTGGAGCACGCGCGGGAGATCCTCAGCCTGCTGCCGGACACCAGCGCGCTGGTGTCCGCGGAAACGCCGGTAAAGGAGCGCGATCGTCTGATTCAGCAGTTTAAAGCGCAGCAGCTTAAGTTTCTGGTGAACGTAGCGGTGCTGACCACCGGTTTTGATGCTCCGCATGTGGATTTGATTGCCATTCTGCGCCCGACCGAATCGGTCAGCCTGTACCAGCAGATTGTCGGACGCGGCCTGCGTCTGGCACCGGGTAAAACCGACTGCCTGATCCTCGATTACGCCGGCAATCCTCACGATCTCTTCACGCCGGAAGTGGGCGCGCCCAAAGGGGCCAGCGATAACCAGCCGGTGCAGGTGTTTTGCCCCGCCTGCGGCTTTGCCAACACCTTCTGGGGCAAAGCCACTGAAGAGGGTCAGGTGATTGAGCATTTTGGTCGTCGCTGTCAGGGCGTCCTGGAAGATGATGAAGGCCAGCGCGCGCAGTGCGATTATCGCTTCCGCTTTAAAAGCTGCCCGGACTGCGGGGCAGAGAACGATATCGCCGCCCGCCGCTGCCACCAGTGTGACCGCGTGCTGGTGGATCCGGATGACATGCTGAAAGCGGCGCTGAAGCTAAAAGATGCGCGCGTGCTGCGCTGCAGCGGTATGACGCTGGCGCACGGCCGCGATGATAAGGGGGAATGGCTGAAAGCCAGCTATTTCGACGAAGATGGCACCAGCGTCAGCGAGCGCTTCCGGCTGCAAACGCCGGCGCAGCGTAAAGCGTTTGAACAGCTGTTTATGCGTCCGCACCAGCGGGCACCAGGCGTGGAGCTGGGCTGGCAAACCGCCGCCGATGTGGTCGCCCTGCACCCCCTGCTGCGCCACCCCGATTTTGTCGTGGCGCGTGCCAAAGGCCACTTCTGGCAGGTGCGGGAAAAAATGTTCGATTATCAGGGACGTTATCGCCGTGCGAACGAGTTGCGCTAA